The Syntrophorhabdaceae bacterium genome includes the window GCAGGCTGCCTAAGAGTATCGTGTTCAAAGCCTCTGTCGCGTTCCTCGCGAAGACCACCCTCAGAGGATCATCTGCGTTAAGTAAAGAGGCTACGCCCTCACGGGCATCAAAGACAATGCGGGCCGCATCCATTGAAAGCCTGTGACCCGAGCGTCCGGGATTTGCTCCCACATTCTCGTTGAAATCGATCATGGCCTTGATCACTGGATGTGGCTTGGGCCATGATGTGGCCGCGTTATCTAAGTAAATCAAGCCGTCTTTACTCATATAGCTTTGTCCTCACCTCGTCTTGCCCTCACTCGATTTTTGAGCGCGCCTCGATATGGCATATCCGATCCATCGCTCAACAGGACTCCAGCAACGCCTCGACGCGTGTGCGTATCTGGCCCACGTCGCTCTGTGAAAAGTCGGTCACAATCTTGAGAAACGGCAGACCGTGGTTCTTCTGCACGTGTTCTCCCACTTTGTAAGATTCGATGTTGTACGAATGACAGGCCTGAAGTACAACGTCGACGACAGCGTCCGGTTTAAATCTTTCGATGATACGGGTGATCTCGGTTAAGCGCCGCATATTCGGCGTCATGCACGAACAGGGTATCTTGAGAGACCGTGCGGCGATCGCCCTCATAGGGTCCCCGGTCTTCTCCTCGATGTCTGTCGCAAAGGGCTTAAACCCTGAACAGGAATCGAGGGCGACAATGGTCCCTCCTCCCTCCTCGATGATGTTGAAGACTTTTTGAGCATCCCCCCCAACAGGACAGCCCGTTACGAGTATCCGCGGAGCCCCGCTCGGCCCGTAGGTATATCCGGCAGCCTTCCGTTCCTCAAGTTTTCTTTTTGCTTCAATCAGTACAGGCTCCATCTCTTTCCCTGTTACTCCATGAGACAGAAAACACAGATCGTACAAGTCCCGCCAGCCCACGACAGGAGGGTTAAGGGCGGCATAGTCGATGACCGTTCGCATCATCGCGTTCTTGTGGTTGGTATCTTTGATGGCGGCTTCGATCTCATCATCAGTCGCGTACGCATTGAAAGTGCGTTCAAGAAATTTCTGCAACTTCCGTATCATGATGGTCCAGTTATTCAGGGCCTCCTCCTCGTCCGGCAACTGGGGCAAGTCCATGATATGGGTGGGCTTGCGTTCTCCGATGAGTTCGAACATTTTCTTCTTACCGTCGCAGGTGGTCTCCCCTATCACCGCGTCGGATATTCCGTAAAACGGGCAGGTATCAGTGATCACGAAACCAAAACTCGATTTTATGAGAGGACACAGGTTGACAGGAAGCACAGCTTCCGCAGCCTCAATGGTCGCGTTGGAAAAGGCGCAGAGCGATGCCGGCACGATACCCATAGCGCGGATCAGTTCTGTCGGGGCGTAACCGCAATAGATCCCGGCGATCTTTTTGCCTTCTTCGCGTTTCGCCTGCAGGTGGGCAAGCACCCTTTTTGTAGGTGGCTCACCCGTGAATTCGTCCTGGATAAGCGGTGCGGGCGTTTCGTTCATATCGACACCTCCATGTCTCTTTTGTTACGACTCGTATTACGTGTTTCCACCCGAGGCCCGTTCATCCGGCCGCGATGCACCGTACAGCGCCGCTCCAAGGGCGCCCACGATTTGAGGATCTTGAGGTACAAATATCTCTCTACCCGTCTCCCGGGCGAGAAGCGTCCTCACGCAGGCATTGAGTGCCACTCCTCCGGCAAAGAATACCTCGCCCGTGGGGGCCACGCGATTCAAAATCGAGACCGAGCGACTTACAATTGCTTTATGGATGCCCAGCGCCACCTCTTCACGCCGGGATCCCTGATTGGTCAAGGAAATTACCTCTGATTCGGCAAAGACGGTACACGTGCTGTTAATCTTCTCGGCCTTTTCGGTGGACAGTGCAGATTCGGCAAATTCACCGAGGGCATAGCCGAGCGCGTGAGCCATGATCTCAAGAAAGCGGCCCGTTCCGGCGGCACACTTATCGTTCATTTCGAATTTACTCATGTCCCCGGTTTCGTGAAGCGCGATGGCCTTCGTGTCCTGGCCTCCGATATCGAGGATAGCACGGCAGTCAGCCGATAACCGACGCGCCCCCAGGGCGAAGGCCTTGATTTCGCTTATGACCGGGCAGTCAAATCTGGTTTTGATCAAATGCCTGCCATACCCGGTGGCCACGAGTCTGCCCGGATCAATATCCTGCATGAGAGCCGCTGCGGTTTCGAGGGGACTGTGCGATGAGTGTGCCTTGCGGGTAAGGACGATCTCGCCATCCTCCAATACAGCGAGCTTGACTGTGCGTGATCCTATGTCAATCCCCGATGTTCTCATCACTCATTTATCCGTTCCACAAACGCCTCTATACGCGTTTTCAGCTGACCCACGTCCTCCTGGCTGTAATCAGTCTCCAGTCGCAGGGTTGGGACGCCCGCTTTTTCCAGTTCGGCTTCAGCGGGCATACTTTCTACGATATACGGATGGCAGAACTGAAGACTGTAATGAATCACTCCCTGTGCGTTGAGTCTTCCCGTCATTTCTTTCACATATTCGACCCGTGAAGGGTTGGGCGTGAAGACAGCGCAGTCAATATTGAAATACCGGTCCACGACGTTTTCAAGGAGTTCTTCTACCGTGCTGCCCCTGTCTTCCGTGAGCCAACGCGAGCCGCGTTCTCCAACGCAGGATTCTTCCCCCACGATGACCGCACCGCCTGTCTCCACGAGCATAGGCACTTTCCAGTTGGGGACCGCCATAGGACATCCCGATATGATCACCCTGGGCGTGCCTGTATCGGCCACCCCTATCCCGTTTTGCACGCGCTCTTCCAGTTCGTCGCAGAGCTTGTTCACAGACTCGGTAAAACGCACAGGATCATCGTAGAAGAAAATCTGATTTATGAGCAGCGCGTCAAGCCCTGAAATGGGAGCAGGATCAGCTTTGCGTATCTCTGCAAGACGTTTTACCGCCTTGCGTTTTGCATTGGTAATCTCAATTCCTTTTTTTAATGATTCGACGGTAATCTTTTTGCCGCTT containing:
- a CDS encoding double-cubane-cluster-containing anaerobic reductase; the encoded protein is MNETPAPLIQDEFTGEPPTKRVLAHLQAKREEGKKIAGIYCGYAPTELIRAMGIVPASLCAFSNATIEAAEAVLPVNLCPLIKSSFGFVITDTCPFYGISDAVIGETTCDGKKKMFELIGERKPTHIMDLPQLPDEEEALNNWTIMIRKLQKFLERTFNAYATDDEIEAAIKDTNHKNAMMRTVIDYAALNPPVVGWRDLYDLCFLSHGVTGKEMEPVLIEAKRKLEERKAAGYTYGPSGAPRILVTGCPVGGDAQKVFNIIEEGGGTIVALDSCSGFKPFATDIEEKTGDPMRAIAARSLKIPCSCMTPNMRRLTEITRIIERFKPDAVVDVVLQACHSYNIESYKVGEHVQKNHGLPFLKIVTDFSQSDVGQIRTRVEALLESC
- a CDS encoding acyl-CoA dehydratase activase, encoding MRTSGIDIGSRTVKLAVLEDGEIVLTRKAHSSHSPLETAAALMQDIDPGRLVATGYGRHLIKTRFDCPVISEIKAFALGARRLSADCRAILDIGGQDTKAIALHETGDMSKFEMNDKCAAGTGRFLEIMAHALGYALGEFAESALSTEKAEKINSTCTVFAESEVISLTNQGSRREEVALGIHKAIVSRSVSILNRVAPTGEVFFAGGVALNACVRTLLARETGREIFVPQDPQIVGALGAALYGASRPDERASGGNT
- a CDS encoding double-cubane-cluster-containing anaerobic reductase; the encoded protein is MSDYTQMWSSLGLDLKAHDALLSVLGSAYQDVFLSQKKRPEGMKYFDFVMSEVHGLRIKELLDAKAQGRKIIGSYCVFVPEEFILAVDGVSVGLCAGAEFNFEGAENVLPRNICSLIKSAFGFKLGKVCPYVEACDVVVGENTCDGKKKAYEVLGPLVSDLYIIDLPQMKSEAGKALLKEEYRKFAQKLEAASGKKITVESLKKGIEITNAKRKAVKRLAEIRKADPAPISGLDALLINQIFFYDDPVRFTESVNKLCDELEERVQNGIGVADTGTPRVIISGCPMAVPNWKVPMLVETGGAVIVGEESCVGERGSRWLTEDRGSTVEELLENVVDRYFNIDCAVFTPNPSRVEYVKEMTGRLNAQGVIHYSLQFCHPYIVESMPAEAELEKAGVPTLRLETDYSQEDVGQLKTRIEAFVERINE